Proteins from a single region of Dyadobacter fanqingshengii:
- a CDS encoding NADPH-dependent F420 reductase, whose protein sequence is MNTKQTIAIIGATGNVGTFISKSLSKGNYRLLLLGNHPDKLEALYEEIRNASPEADIEIYGCPTEASWEADIIILAVPYGSQQEIAEKIREVANQKMVISIANPLNESYDSFATVSGTRAAEELQKLLPNSKVVKAFNIVFAAAFAKPILVGMKAVSFIA, encoded by the coding sequence ATGAACACGAAACAGACCATTGCGATCATAGGTGCCACCGGGAATGTGGGCACCTTCATTTCCAAAAGCCTGTCAAAAGGCAACTATCGTTTACTGCTGCTAGGTAATCATCCAGATAAACTGGAAGCTTTATATGAGGAGATTAGAAACGCGAGTCCTGAGGCTGATATCGAAATTTACGGATGTCCGACAGAGGCATCCTGGGAGGCCGACATCATTATCCTGGCCGTTCCTTATGGATCTCAACAGGAAATTGCGGAGAAAATCCGGGAAGTTGCCAATCAGAAGATGGTCATAAGCATTGCTAACCCGTTAAACGAATCCTATGACAGTTTTGCGACCGTCTCTGGTACGCGTGCCGCAGAAGAACTGCAAAAATTGCTGCCCAATTCGAAAGTTGTCAAAGCCTTCAATATAGTATTTGCGGCTGCCTTTGCCAAGCCTATCCTTGTAGGCATGAAGGCCGTTTCATTCATTGCCTGA
- a CDS encoding Crp/Fnr family transcriptional regulator: MKQFLTPKKLRKRQYLLQEGDICKTVAFIEKGAMRSYIVDSNGQEHIFSFALEGWAIGDLSSFLTEQISTQNIDALEDCELVLISKSAHDQMLISVPKYATFFRILMTEAYIALQKRTLSIISMSLDDRYKSFIDQYPDIVQRVPQHMIASHMGLSPETLSRIRSRIGKSQ, from the coding sequence ATGAAACAATTTCTGACGCCGAAAAAACTGCGGAAGCGTCAATACCTGCTACAGGAAGGAGATATCTGCAAGACTGTAGCATTTATAGAAAAGGGAGCTATGCGCAGTTACATTGTGGATTCTAATGGACAAGAGCACATTTTTTCATTTGCGCTGGAAGGATGGGCGATCGGCGATCTATCCAGTTTCCTGACTGAGCAGATCTCAACGCAGAATATAGATGCCCTCGAAGACTGCGAGCTAGTTTTGATCAGTAAGTCTGCACATGACCAGATGCTGATTTCGGTGCCCAAGTACGCAACATTTTTCAGGATATTAATGACCGAGGCCTACATTGCACTCCAGAAAAGAACGCTGAGCATTATCAGTATGTCTCTGGATGATCGATATAAATCTTTTATTGACCAATACCCTGACATTGTCCAGCGTGTCCCCCAACATATGATTGCCTCTCACATGGGACTTTCCCCCGAAACATTGAGTAGGATCCGCAGCAGGATCGGTAAAAGTCAATAG
- a CDS encoding MFS transporter, producing MSNQQTIAGSTNAFPWLIMILMSSVTFVGILSELMPSGVMPQINSDLNISELQGGNLVGYYAIASAIFAIPLVAVTLKFNRKILILILLAGFAASNIMVGILANYTIIIILRIIGGICAGVMWPMIAAYGMRLVNHEHHGKAIAVIMAGNTLGISAGMPSITFIGNRYGWRAAFIALGIIIIAIAVTCAVALPFTPGEKLTRSSSPFSLFKIPSVLTVLLLTLLGVMAHYGVYVYITRLVDEIELLGGIESALLLFGSGSLISVLLAIKYIDKHLRLLTTAMFALVIFSMLVLLLFGRKTLVAHVAFFLWGLSFGPLVTLLQAAVSRQVESGKDVATSVQSSAFNLSIMIATSAAGVLLGSYSPMSLTYFAIVLAIPGMIISIFAKKALD from the coding sequence TTGAGCAATCAACAAACGATAGCCGGAAGTACAAATGCGTTTCCCTGGCTGATCATGATTTTGATGTCGTCTGTAACATTTGTCGGGATTCTTTCTGAGTTAATGCCATCCGGTGTGATGCCGCAAATAAATTCCGATTTAAATATCAGTGAGCTACAAGGAGGTAATCTGGTAGGCTACTACGCAATTGCGTCCGCTATCTTTGCCATCCCACTTGTTGCGGTAACCCTGAAATTTAACCGCAAAATCTTGATATTGATTTTGCTCGCCGGATTTGCTGCTTCCAATATCATGGTCGGCATTTTAGCCAATTATACTATCATCATTATCCTAAGGATCATAGGCGGTATTTGTGCCGGCGTGATGTGGCCCATGATAGCGGCCTACGGGATGCGCCTAGTCAACCATGAGCATCATGGAAAAGCGATTGCCGTGATTATGGCTGGAAATACCTTGGGTATTAGTGCAGGAATGCCGTCTATAACATTTATTGGCAACCGATACGGGTGGCGGGCAGCATTTATCGCACTTGGGATAATTATTATCGCCATTGCTGTGACATGTGCTGTTGCATTACCATTTACACCCGGCGAGAAACTTACCAGAAGTTCATCGCCTTTTTCCCTGTTCAAAATTCCGTCGGTATTGACAGTCCTACTGCTCACCCTTCTTGGCGTAATGGCCCACTATGGTGTATATGTATATATTACCAGGCTTGTTGACGAAATTGAATTGCTAGGTGGAATAGAAAGTGCCTTACTACTTTTTGGATCAGGGTCTTTGATTTCAGTATTGCTGGCCATAAAATACATCGACAAACATTTGAGGCTGCTTACCACAGCGATGTTTGCACTCGTAATTTTTTCTATGCTTGTTCTATTGCTATTTGGTAGAAAGACATTAGTAGCTCATGTTGCATTCTTTTTATGGGGACTTTCCTTTGGTCCATTAGTGACCTTACTGCAGGCAGCCGTAAGCAGGCAGGTAGAAAGTGGAAAAGACGTTGCCACTTCGGTTCAATCTTCTGCGTTTAATTTATCTATTATGATCGCAACTTCCGCAGCAGGTGTATTGCTCGGAAGTTATTCTCCCATGAGCTTGACATATTTTGCAATCGTTTTAGCAATTCCAGGTATGATCATTTCCATTTTTGCAAAAAAGGCACTAGATTAA
- a CDS encoding calcium:proton antiporter, giving the protein MKKIFQWSYIAPVIAWIFYLVLPIGSGFLVNSLAVVALIAGVFSAVHHAEVVAHKVGEPYGTIILAVAVTLLEASIIVSLMLTGGAGADTYARDTLFAAVMLILNGILGISMFFGALKFKEQSFETKSVTIALVSLVSILVLTLVLPNFTTSIAGPSYSTPQLIAIGVCCLVIYGSFIFTQTVRHRKYFLTEVSGQEKDVSRSEALISLAFLMICLGVVIFLAKNLSPVIESGIVAAGLPTALVGVAIAAVILLPEGIAAIRAARRGQYQTSINLALGSALASIGLSIPTVVIVCTIMDLPLILGLTMKSMVLLVLSIFTVMLSLNKGQTNSLYAIVLLVNLMMYIFTIVFP; this is encoded by the coding sequence ATGAAAAAAATATTTCAGTGGAGTTACATTGCACCTGTTATTGCCTGGATTTTTTACCTTGTGCTGCCTATTGGTTCAGGCTTTCTGGTCAACTCGTTAGCCGTAGTTGCTTTGATTGCAGGTGTATTTTCAGCCGTGCACCATGCTGAGGTAGTCGCACACAAAGTGGGCGAACCTTATGGAACAATTATCCTTGCAGTAGCGGTAACGCTTTTGGAAGCTTCGATTATCGTATCACTCATGTTGACAGGAGGAGCCGGTGCTGATACTTATGCACGGGACACCCTATTTGCTGCCGTTATGCTTATATTAAATGGCATTCTGGGTATTAGTATGTTTTTTGGTGCATTGAAATTTAAGGAACAGAGTTTTGAAACGAAAAGCGTTACAATTGCATTAGTCAGCCTAGTGTCTATTTTAGTACTTACGCTGGTGTTGCCTAATTTTACCACCAGTATTGCCGGACCTTCCTACAGCACGCCTCAGCTAATCGCCATTGGCGTTTGCTGCCTGGTCATTTACGGGTCTTTTATATTTACGCAAACCGTCAGGCACCGTAAGTATTTTCTAACAGAAGTCTCAGGCCAGGAAAAAGATGTTTCTAGAAGCGAAGCCCTGATAAGCCTAGCTTTTTTAATGATATGTTTAGGCGTAGTTATTTTCCTGGCCAAAAACCTTTCTCCTGTAATTGAAAGCGGAATTGTTGCAGCCGGCTTACCCACGGCACTGGTGGGTGTGGCTATTGCAGCTGTTATTTTACTACCAGAAGGCATAGCTGCTATCCGTGCGGCAAGACGTGGCCAATATCAGACAAGCATCAATCTCGCATTAGGCTCAGCCTTAGCAAGTATAGGGCTAAGTATTCCTACTGTGGTCATTGTTTGTACAATAATGGATTTACCACTTATCCTCGGTCTGACCATGAAATCCATGGTCCTGCTAGTTCTTTCAATTTTCACGGTAATGCTATCGCTTAATAAGGGACAAACGAACAGCTTATATGCTATTGTGCTTTTGGTCAATCTGATGATGTATATCTTTACAATCGTATTTCCTTGA
- a CDS encoding universal stress protein, giving the protein MKKILIPIDFSENSQKALQAAKTIAKKTGAELAIMHTSQSENTGIAMPMTEGTLVMFNELENSYKQQLDEYVAGAQSEGYQVKGIWESNAIQTAILRQATNINADLIVVGRTGQGTFVDKLIGSSSTGVALEASCPVLVVPPQATLSGFKNIIYATQFDQQETDILHQIKVLTKQLGAKLSLVKINSFHEPESHANQARILRTIQELDMADMDVVIVEDVSFIEGINKFCYHQGADLLIVSNRERHFLQQYLTNPSMTKRLVVETHLPLLVYHIR; this is encoded by the coding sequence CTTATCCCTATTGATTTCTCTGAAAATTCACAAAAGGCCCTGCAAGCTGCCAAAACAATTGCAAAAAAAACTGGCGCGGAATTAGCCATTATGCATACCTCCCAGTCTGAAAACACCGGCATTGCAATGCCGATGACCGAAGGTACGCTTGTGATGTTCAACGAATTGGAGAACTCATATAAGCAACAACTCGACGAGTATGTAGCTGGCGCTCAGTCAGAAGGTTATCAGGTAAAGGGTATTTGGGAGTCTAATGCAATTCAAACTGCGATATTGCGGCAGGCAACTAATATTAATGCCGATTTGATAGTTGTCGGCCGGACAGGGCAGGGGACATTCGTAGATAAACTGATCGGCAGTTCGTCAACCGGCGTTGCATTGGAGGCGTCTTGTCCTGTGTTGGTTGTTCCGCCCCAGGCAACGCTGAGTGGGTTTAAGAATATTATTTATGCGACGCAATTTGATCAACAGGAAACAGATATCTTACATCAGATAAAAGTGCTGACAAAGCAGCTTGGTGCCAAACTAAGCCTGGTTAAAATCAATTCATTCCACGAACCTGAGAGCCATGCAAATCAAGCGCGCATACTCAGAACCATTCAGGAGCTGGATATGGCAGACATGGACGTGGTCATTGTTGAGGATGTAAGTTTTATTGAAGGAATAAATAAATTTTGTTATCATCAAGGCGCTGATTTATTGATTGTTTCGAATCGTGAAAGACACTTTTTGCAGCAGTATTTGACGAATCCAAGTATGACTAAAAGGTTGGTTGTAGAAACGCATCTGCCTTTACTCGTATACCATATCAGATAA